Proteins co-encoded in one Arachis stenosperma cultivar V10309 chromosome 7, arast.V10309.gnm1.PFL2, whole genome shotgun sequence genomic window:
- the LOC130939741 gene encoding uncharacterized protein LOC130939741: MVDADDKPSLGIVYEGMLRSENGIKEKFKHRKSAYQPYIEIINSRWDKHLKKNLHAVAYFLNPDCFFSENYRESPDVMRALLDLVTLHCKVNNLDSVEAMKEIHLYRDRKESFDRPEAVPAAKKLQPDEWWRLFGSSAPCLQKMAVHILSQASASSWCERNWSLFYQIHTTRRNRLEHDRLSDIVYITYNLRLKSRKQKSQYDPIDIETIDKVDFWVTEEVVGKEPDLPSNIEDLLHEIDADLDQGGGGGSTSTFYAAPLAFSGPSSRNEGDEINDANLQQIMEDFDD, encoded by the exons ATGGTAGATGCTGATGATAAACCATCATTGGGAATTGTTTATGAAGGTATGTTGAGGTCAGAAAATGGAATCAAAGAAAAGTTCAAGCATAGGAAGAGTGCATATCAACCTTACATAGAGATTATCAACTCAAGATGGGACAaacatttgaaaaaaaatcttcaTGCAGTAGCCTATTTCTTGAATCCTGATTGCTTTTTTTCTGAAAATTATAGAGAATCACCTGATGTCATGCGAGCTTTACTTGATCTTGTTACATTGCATTGCAAGGTTAATAATTTAGATTCAGTTGAGGCAATGAAAGAAATACACTTATATAGAGATCGAAAGGAAAGCTTTGATAGGCCTGAAGCTGTTCCAGCTGCAAAAAAACTTCAACCTG ATGAATGGTGGAGGTTGTTTGGTAGTTCTGCTCCATGTTTACAAAAAATGGCAGTTCACATTCTTAGCCAAGCATCTGCTTCTTCATGGTGTGAAAGGAATTGGAGTCTTTTTTATCAAATTCATACAACAAGAAGGAATAGATTGGAGCATGATAGGCTAAGTGATATTGTGtatattacatataatttgcGTCTTAAATCCAG aaagcaaaagtcGCAATATGATCCAATCGATATTGAAACTATTGATAAGGTTGATTTTTGGGTGACGGAAGAGGTTGTTGGAAAAGAGCCTGATCTTCCAAGTAATATTGAAGACTTGCTTC ATGAGATTGATGCTGATTTAGATcaaggtggtggtggtggtagtaCTAGTACATTTTATGCTGCACCACTTGCTTTTTCTGGTCCAAGTAGTAGAAATGAAGGTGATGAAATCAATGACGCAAATCTGCAGCAAATTATGGaggattttgatgattga